The Eubalaena glacialis isolate mEubGla1 chromosome 3, mEubGla1.1.hap2.+ XY, whole genome shotgun sequence nucleotide sequence TCAGCACAAATTCCAGGATGACGATCAGACTCGCGTGAAAGGATCCCTTAAGTGAGTCCCGGCCGGGCTGACGCGGGCACGCGCTTGATCTGTGTAGGGGTTTCTGGCAGTGGCGCTGGTTGCAGTAAGGTGCCTGCAGTCGCGCCCAGGGCCCGGTGTCCTGACTCTCTTCTGTTCACTGACCCAGGGGTCGGTGGTGAACGTCCTCCCTGTGGGTGGCTGGGAGGGCAAGAGAGAGTTGGGGGTAGGGGCCCCGGCCTGTGGCTGAGTGGCAGTTGCCCGTGGTGACCGGGAGGGACCCGGGAGGGATCAGAAGCGGAGGGGCCCTCGCTCCCTCACTGCGATCTGCTCCCGCAGGGCAGGCTTCTTCGGGACGGTGGTGGAGTACGGAGCAGAGAGGAAGATCTCCAGGCACAGTGTTTTAGGTGCAGCTGTCAGCGTTGGAGTCCCACAGGGCGTTTCTCTCAAAGTCAAGTATGTTGAACTCAAGTCTTTCTGGCCAGGGATTATCTGGCACCTTGTAACTCACCTGGGCTTCACCTACATTAAGGAAGAAAGAGACTTTGCTTTGTAATTCTGGTCTTAGAGATGCGGTCACTTCTGTCTGGGGTGTGTAAGCAGATGTCGAGGAGTCCAGAAGCCTGACGTTCGCTCAGTGAGGTCTGAGTCTCTGCCTCAGAGAACCTCCCTGTGCCCCCCGGCCCGTCTTCCGCCCCGCCTGTCTCTTACTACCCTCTGCCTCCCCGATGGTCCGGTGCGGGCCCCGCACGCCCGCTCACCCACCCGGCTGTGGCCCTCACTGTGTGACGTGTACCGTGTGGTCACCGGCGCAGCAGCTTCGGGTTCTCTCTGCCAGATCCTTCCCACCTGCACACGGACCCTGTCtccccctgcctgcctgccttgctGAGCTGCCTCTGGCTTCACCTGTCTGGCTGGTTGCCTCTCAGCAGAGGCCCCGCTGTCGGGCCCTGGTCGGCCTAGACTCACCCGCTGGCGGTCTGATCCGGCGTCCTGGCTTCAGTAGCCTCGGGCTCCGGGGACGCTCACAATTCTAGCTCCAGCTTGGCCCTCCCCACAGACCTCCAGCTCATAGATCCCTCGTCCTTTCCCAGATCTCTCCTCAGATACCTCAACGGCATCCCCGTGTCACATCTCCAGTCCCGGTCCTCCCCCCCTGCCCTCGGTCACACGTGCCCTTCAAAGCCTGCTGTGTCTGGAGTCTCCCCACCTCAGTGCTCCGTGCTCCGTGCTCCGTGCTCCATCTTTCCACTGGTTCTGTCCAGAACCCTGGAGCTCACCTTCACCACCCTTTCCCCACACTCCGAACTGAATGTATCGGAATTCTCTTGGCTCTCGTCTGAAAGCACATCCTCAGTCTGACCATTTCTCACAACCTCTGCGGCCACCGTCTCGTGGAATTACTAGATCCTCCTGACCGATCTCCTTCACCCTTGGGACACTGCTCTCCACACAGACAGTCTTTTAAAATCTAAGCCAGTGTATGTCAGCCTTCTGCTTAAAGCCCTCAGCGACTCCCTCAACTCAGGGCAAAAGCCAGAATCCTCAGGACCCTCCGCAGTCTGGCCTCTCactctcctctctgccccctggtcaccccactccagccacactggctgccCCGGGACCACACCGAGCCTGCTTCTGCTTCTGGGCTTAGCGTCTGCCGTTCTGCAGTCCCCAGTAACCACGTGGCTGGTTCCTTCAGTGCCCTCCGGTCTCTGCGCATGTCACCTAATTGCCCTCATCTCACCCCAGACGGTCCACTTCCCCTTCGTCCTGTTTGTTGTCCTCCGTTGCACCCGTCTCCATCTGACAGGCCATCCATCCCCCGCTGCCCCTCATCAGAAGCACTTTAACTTAGTCTGTTCCGTTATTCTCTGTACTCCTGCCGCCTGGAACACAGCCTGGCACTGAAGAGGGACTTGGTGAGCGAGAGGAAGCAGACCACGTCTTAGCTGCGGAGCTGAGGCCAGAGCTGGCATCAGGCACCTCTCCTCTCAGATGAGATTTGAGGACACCCGAGATTTAATAAAGGGCACAGGGAGCCATCAGGTCCCCTGCATCCCAgccccttctcctccctcacccccatgtTGGGACCACCGACGAGGCACAGTTCTCTGGAGAcctgtggcacatttatacacaGAACCTGGGACTCCCCACCTGGGACTTTCCTTTTGGGGGACCCCCTCTTCCCAGCTGCAATGGTTGCCCCAAACTCTGAGGTCTGGTTCTTCAGTCCAATAGGACTGCAGATGTCTTTCCAGTTTTAATCATCCATATGGTACAGACTAAGAATTGCCCTCAGgctaaaagctgtttttaaaaaaatatcaggaAATTCACCAGTGCCGTTCCATTCTTCTGCCCTTGGTTGCTATCCAGTCCCTGAAGGTGTTTGTTATGTGTGATCCAGAGTTTACAGTTGATGTCTGCGGGATGACTGGTCCAGTAGGAACTACTCAGCCATCGCTGAAAGCAGAAAGGACCCCTGGAGGAGCGGCCACTCCTGTCTCCTCAGGCCGCGGTTACTTTGGTCGGGCGTTAGTCTGTTGCTTGTGGTCAGCAAGTAGTGAGACCTTTCTTCCGTCACTCACATCAGATCCAGCGGCTAAACCTTGGGACAGGGGACCACCCGGGAGTGGACTTTGGAGCATCagacctctcctcctcctcctggagtCCTGTGTATGGAGAGGTTCTCTTCCTGGGGCTGAGACCCCATTCCCTCCCCTGGGAACCTGACTCATGTGGGCGTTCGGCTTTGTTCTGTTTTCAGGTTAAACAGGGCCAGTCAGACCTACTTCTTCCCCATTCACCTGACGGACCAGCTGCTCCCCAGCGCTGTGTTCTACGCCACCGTGGGGCCCCTCGTGCTCTACTTCGCTCTGCACCGCCTGGTCATCAAACCCTACCTCAGGGCTCAGAAGGAGAAGTGAGTTCACGGCACGTGGCGGGGACACCACTGACCGCACTGTGCTCCGCTTCCTCCTCTGTAACGTGGCGATGATAGAACCCACCCCACAGGGAGGGCTGTTAGGGAAATGACATGCGTTAATCCGTGTACAGCGCTTATTACCATGGTGTCTGGTCCGTAACACgtcctcagtaaatgttaactagTTCTTGTCGTTAGTTCATAGCAGTACTACTGTTAACCCACATTTCCTACTTTCAGAAAGAATTAGAGTTAGTTTACAAAACTGTTGGGACTATAAACCATGACCACAGAAATGaaaagttttcctttctctcattctAACCATTTCTTTTCCTGGCACTGAATTCAAGAAGATTGGGTTCTGAGTTCTTACATACAAGGCATGCGTTAACTATAGTCTTAGAAGTCATCGagatataatttattttgcaGTTTCTTGTAGATAATCCATTAGCATAACATTAAATCTGAGAGGTGGTTTAGATGTGTTACTTTATAATGATCTAATTTAATAACTCGTTGAGCTTAGAGGATCTGGGAGAAAGGCATGACTCTCCTCTTGGGGCCCCTCTAGCCTTTGACTCATTAGAGCTCAGGGTCCTAATGCCCCGGGAGACTTCAGGCTTGGAGCAGAGAATGTGCTGGGTCAAGTCTGATGGGACAGGCGTGTGCTGCCCTGGCAAAGGACATGGATGTATCTAAGGTAGTATGCAGTGTCCCTGTCAAAAGGGTCATGTGATGATGCCAGGTTGGTGGCATCTCCTGTGATTCTCACCTTCTCCCCGACCCCTTTCCTGCGATTCTTGCCGTGTGGAgcgccccaccccccaccccccccacagtGCTGGGTTTCCTGTGTGCTCCGCGGAAGAGGGCGGGGAGAGCCGTCTGGGGACAACAGGGAAGCCGCACAGGCCTGGGATGAACACATTTACTTGAGCTCGTCTTGGAAATATTGTTTAAAGTTCTAGAACGGGGAGCGCAGTAAGATCACAGGCTGTTTGCAGGCGCAGGTCCAGCCAGGGGCCCTGTTGTCTCCCTGCCGCTAACGCCACGCTCCTCGCGTGTGGCTTCTTTTTCTCGCATTAGGGAGCTGGAGAAGCAAAGGGAAAGCACAGCCACGAACATCCTGCAGAAGAAACAAGAGGCAGAAGCTGCTGTAAGTGCTGCATCACCGTCACCCTGCAGGTCCTTTGCTCCGTGGTGGCATCTGGGACTGTTCTGCCCGTCGTGCAGAGCACAGGCCGCTCTTCTCTAGCCCACGCTTCTTAAGCCAGGGCTGTGGGGGGAAGTGCTTCACACCCTGTATGCTGGTCTCAGGGGCCTCAGGTCTCAGGCTTTTCTTCCCCAACAACTTCCTTGgtcatttagtcttttttttttttttttttttggctgcgttgggtcttcgttgctgcacgcgggctttctctagttgcggcgagcgggggctactcttcattgcggtgcacgggcttctcattgcggtggcttctcttgttgcggagcacgggctctaggcacgtgggctcagtagttgtggctcgtgggctctagagcgcaggctcagtagttgtggcgcacgggcttagttgctccgcggcatgtgggatcttccgggaccagggctggaacccacgtcccctgcattggcaggcgggttcttaaccactgtgccaccagggaagtcccataagagGGTTTTCTTAAGTGGTGGGGATTgtcctctttcttccctttgaGTGAATTGTTTTTCCATGACCTATGATAGCAGCGATGTCCAGGAGAAGTGGATGGGGCAGGGCTGACAGGCACCGGGCACGCAGCCGTGGCTCTCAACAGAGGTGGAGCCCAGGGAGGCCCTGAGGGTGGCATCCTTGTTCTTTGCAGGTTCAGCTGATGCAGGAATCTGTCCGAAGAATAATTGAGGCCGAAGAGTCCAGAATGGGTGAGGAGGCCTGGCCTCTTTGGGGACGGGGTGGGCGCTGGGGTCTCACAGGAGCGTGTGGTCCCTGCAGCCCGGCTGCGCAGGGGGCCGCCTGCCATGGCCGCCCCACCCTGACCGAGCCCGTCCTCAGGGCTCATCATCGTCAACGCCTGGTACGGGAAATTTGTCAACGACAAGAGCAAGAAGAGCGAGAAGGTGAAGGTGATTGACGTGACTGTGCCCCTGCAGTGCCTGGTGAAGGACTCCAAGCTCATCCTCACGGAGGCCTCCAAGGTGGGCGCTCGGGGGCCCCGGGGTTCAGACAGGAAGGGCGTCTGGGGAAGAGGGACGGACGGCGGCCCCTCGAAGGGGCCGTTTCTCTGCAGCGGAACCTCGCGTGCTGCCGCACTCACTGTGGGGCGCTGCCCAGCACCCAAGTTACAGCCACACTGGAGCCGTTGACTTCATTTGTTCATCTCTTCGTTGCCAGGTATCACTGAGCCCCTACCGTGTGCCAGGTACACCAGCAAGCAAAGCGTACCTCCTGCCCCCGGGAGCACACACTCTGCTTATGCCTTGCCTCGTTTCAGAAGGAGCGTGAGGTCGCCCGTAGCACGTTTGAGGCTCACGGTGGGGCCCGGGGCGTGGGTGATGGAGGCGAGTTACAGCACAGAGGAGCTCAGGCCAAAGTGCCCTCGTTCCCTCAACAGGCTGCTAGGCTCCCCACCTCGGCGGGGCTTCTGTGAAGACGGAGGTGCCCTTAGTGTGGCAGAAGGGGGCCTATTGGGAGCGCGACGTCTAGGATTCAACAGGCAGCTTTTTGAAATTCTCGTTTCTTTTCCTCAAGCTCCCAAGTTTGCATCTTCCGTGGGCCGCTGCCGAGGGCAAGTCCAGGCCCTTCCACGCTGCTCCTCCAGGTGGCGGCAGACGGCAGTGCTGCTGGGCTTTAAACCACCGCCTGAGTGAGAATCTGTCTGCTCGTTACAGGCCGGGCTGCCTGGGTTCTATGACCCGTGTGTGGGCGAAGAGAAGCACCTGAAAGTGCTTTACCAGTTCCGAGGTGTCCTGCATCAGGTGATGGCGCTCGACAGCGAGACGCTCCGGATACCAAAGCAGTGTGAGTAGCTGCCCCTCGTCACCCGCCCTGTGCCCGGGCCTCGGGAGGCCCTCGGGGAGCTCCGAGTGAGGGGCGACAGCCGCCTCCCCTCTGTCCTCTGCCGGGGAGCAGCAGGCTGGGCACCGCGACCTGCTCGGAGCCGGGAAGCGACGCCCCGAGGGAGGGGTCAGCCCTCTCCCAGGTGGAATCAGAGTGAGCTCTGTGCTTGGAAACTGCAGCTCGGGTGGCTGCGTGGGAAGCAGACGCAGCTGCTCGTTTGTGCGCCTGAACCAGGCGATTCTCAGCAGCTTGTACTCTGCTCGGCTGCAGGCCGGCAGCCTCTGGTCTGGTGATGGCCAAACCCCCGAAGTGGAAAGAAGGCATGGAAGCAGTTGCCTTCAGACGCCCGgagtttgtcttttcttttacaGCTCACAGAATTGATACCGATGGATAAACTGCTTGAGAAACCAGATTTAAATGAGGCTACAAAAAAACCTTTCCCTGGGAGTCTACAAACTTGGAAGCAGGAAAAAACTCCAGATGTCAGATGTGTTTATTATGTATTTCTGTAGAAGGTGGCACTGTATCAATTATGTGAAGGGACCCGCAGGCACCCCGCTTTCCCGGTGCTGTAGGTAGGACTGAGGCAGCCCCACCCGGGCCGGAACCACAGCACGGCCCGTGTCTGTTCCCAAGGATCGTGTCCTGCCAGGAAGCGCCCTGGGCCCCTGGAGCCTCCGGGTCCCTCCACAGGTTCGTCAGCACGCGTGCCGGCTGCAACCCCCCAGTAGCTCTTGGTCTGCCGTGAGGTACTTATGAACACCTTGCCCTCACGCATACGACTGTGAACTGCTTTTCCTGAAATCCACACTGAACGTGGAAAACGAAATGGAAGGAAGGAGTCCCCACGAGCAGAATCTCCCGATCAAGTGAGCATCTGTTCGGTCAGCTTCCTGAAAACCACCTTTTCCTGCTGAAATATCACTAAGTGAATCTGGAGAGGATTGTGTGGGTTTATAAATCTGCTTTTTATCTGAGAACAAATGGTTTTGGAAAttagtctctttttttcccctcccagaACTCAAGCCGTTCCACAGGCACCTGGCTTGGGACAGAGGGTGGAACTCCGGGTCCCAGGAGCCACCCGTGTCCTCGCAGGAAAATGCGGTgcctcccgccccaccccacaCAGCTCAGCCCCACTAGAGCGCAGAGTTCAGGAGGAGAAGGGGACGCGGGGCTCCGGCAGGCGGCGCAGCTGCTCCCACGCCTGGCCAGTCCAGCTCTTCCTCACCAGGACCCCTTTTTGGGTGTCTGCTCCCAGGACCCCCCTCCTTCACTTGCCTCTTTTGTGGATGCAGAATATTTCAGGACCAGGAGCCTCCTGCACAGCCTGGCCTGTGAAGTTACCGGGGGAGCAGAGGCCTGGCTGCTGGTGGCTCTGACAGCCTCTCCGCAGCTACTGTCAAAATCAGGCTTCACTCCCGACGCTGGTACCGGAGAAATCACTCATAACCCCCTTCCTCCACTTTTAAAACTCAGTTCAGGTTGTCCAATTCTGTACTATTTATCTCCACTTTAAAAAGGTTTCCTGCGAGCTGCCGCTCTGAATGTACATCATGCAATAACCGTCGCGTTAGCGGAGTCCGACCTCGGCCGCAGCCTGTGTCCCTGCCCGGCGGGCAGGTCACTGTACAGGGGACACTCTCTTACCACAATAAACCTTTCCTGAAAGCCAGGGGCAGTGTTCCCATGCGTCTGTGTTCACTTCAGGAGTGAGCGGAATGAGGGATGCGCCCCTCCTCACAGGCCTCGTTCCGCCCTTTATGCCTACGGTTCAAACCACATTTTGAACCACGAGGCTTAACTTGAAGCTGCAGATCAGTTTTCTGTGTCACACATTTGCCTGAGAAACGGAGTCCAAGTTAGGAGGTCACATAGGCTACGATTCCTGTTTTCTTTAACTAAAGGCACCTTTTGTTGGTAGTCAAAGGTGGTCATGCCCTGCTGGCTCTGCAACAggaagcaggcaggcaggcagtgtCAGAAGCGGCCAGGCACGGCAGGAGAGGGAACCTCCAACCAGCGCGcccttgtttttaaataaaggaggAAACGCGCAGCGCGGTGTAGGAAGACACTTTATTACGCTGCTCACTCACACCTGGCCGGGCAGGGAGGCGCTCCTAGGACAGAAGCCAGCCTCAGCCACTTGGAGAGCCGGCCGTCCAGGCGACAGGGGGCCACTCGCTGCCTCGGAGAGTGCCGGCGCCCCTGGGCCCAGCTGCCCCTCGAGGAGACGCATTCCGTCCCCTCTGGGGAGGGTCAGCCACGCTGGCCCAGGACGGCTCCTCAGGCTGCGGTTCCCAGGATGCTCGCCCAGCTTGTGCTGGAGGGAGGACCAGGCGTAGTGCTCacggccccgcccctcccagcCCGAGGCCACACTTCACACGAGGTGGTGCGGGCCCAATGTCAGGGCAGGACCGAAAGGTCCGCCCACGGCCAGAGCCCCGAGACCACTGCCCCTCCTCCCGGTGGCTTGGCGGAGAAGGCCCAGCTGGCGGGCTCAGCTCTGCTGCCCCGGCCACAGCCTGGCCTGGAGTCCCGGCTGCCCCACGCCGCAGGCACGCAGGCGACTGGACATCTTCCTCATCACCAGCCTCTGGGCCTTCAGGCGCCTGCGgagcttttcattttccttcagtgTCAGGAAGAGTTTTTTTTTCAGAGCGTCTAAGTCCAAAAGGGCGTAGCTGTGATCGGACGGCTGTGTGGGGCTGGCCGGCTGACCAGGGACCCCAGTGGCTTCCGGTCTGTGGGGCGGGACCTGAGGACAGAGGTCAGTGAGAGACAAGCAGAGGCCAGGGCGGCAGGACGCACTTCCCCAAGCCCTCCCGAAGCCCAGAGCTGCCCAGTCGCAGCTAAGTTCACGGGTGAGGTCTGAATCCAGGCTACACGTCCTGGTGCTCTGGTTCAGGCacgttttcttccttctgtttgaAGCAAATCCCCTCGAGCTGAGACCAGCCACATGCTGCCTTCGCACCTGGCCCGGCCTCACCTGTGCTCCGGGGCCTCCAGCGTCCGGGGGCAGCTGCAGCACTTCAAGCGTCGCgtccaccttcctccctgggcCACCCTCCCCGGCCCCCGTCTCAGGGAGGACCTGGGAACGACAGGGCAGAGGAGGCCACTGACTGGCACAGAAGCGGATCCTCCCCGGCTGTTACTTGTCTGTCCCGCCAGTGGTCCCCTCACACCACCCGGGGGCAGCCGGGGCGCCTGCAGAACAGCCAGCCTCCTCCACGGCCTGGGGTCAGACCCTTAGACACGGAGCAGGAGCCGGACGTGACCAGCTGCCACTGCTTGATATTGAACAGGAAGAAGGCGGCACGGGAGGCTTTGGCTGTCCCTTTTCTAGGAAACAAGAGAATCCAAACCCAGCAGGCCAGCCTGGCGGGCAGGTGCAGCGGCTCAGTCCGAGCGCTCGGTGTCCAGCAGGGCAGACTCACCTTTCCCTTCTCAGAGGCAGCATCTCCACTCGGGCCGGCAGGGTCTGTGTTCTCCCTCACCAGCTGCAAGAGACACGGAGCTGCTGCAGACGGGCCCCGGGGTACGGGCAGGAGATCCGCGCCCCGAGAGTCCGCACCAGGCCTCGTGTGTCTTTGTCCTCACGCTCCACCGGATGAGGCTCAAGTAAACTGCGCCCTGAACCCAGCCCAGCTCTCCTCTCACCATCCCCGGCTCCCTTCCTTCTCCGAAGATGTTCCCAATCTCGGGTCAGAGGCCCAGTGAAGCCAGGGACCTGTCTGATTTGTACGTGttgccccagggcctggcactctTCAAGGCGCACAGTAGGTGACTCAGAGTGGCA carries:
- the THAP3 gene encoding THAP domain-containing protein 3 isoform X1, which encodes MPKSCAARQCCNRYSNRRKQLTFHRFPFSRPELLKEWVLNIGRGDFEPKQHTVICSEHFRPECFSAFGNRKNLKHNAVPTVFAFQGPSQLVRENTDPAGPSGDAASEKGKVLPETGAGEGGPGRKVDATLEVLQLPPDAGGPGAQVRPGQVRRQHVAGLSSRGFASNRRKKTCLNQSTRTCSLDSDLTRELSCDWAALGFGRAWGSASCRPGLCLSLTDLCPQVPPHRPEATGVPGQPASPTQPSDHSYALLDLDALKKKLFLTLKENEKLRRRLKAQRLVMRKMSSRLRACGVGQPGLQARLWPGQQS
- the THAP3 gene encoding THAP domain-containing protein 3 isoform X3 is translated as MLTSLRFPFSRPELLKEWVLNIGRGDFEPKQHTVICSEHFRPECFSAFGNRKNLKHNAVPTVFAFQGPSQLVRENTDPAGPSGDAASEKGKVLPETGAGEGGPGRKVDATLEVLQLPPDAGGPGAQVPPHRPEATGVPGQPASPTQPSDHSYALLDLDALKKKLFLTLKENEKLRRRLKAQRLVMRKMSSRLRACGVGQPGLQARLWPGQQS
- the THAP3 gene encoding THAP domain-containing protein 3 isoform X2, whose product is MPKSCAARQCCNRYSNRRKQLTFHRFPFSRPELLKEWVLNIGRGDFEPKQHTVICSEHFRPECFSAFGNRKNLKHNAVPTVFAFQGPSQLVRENTDPAGPSGDAASEKGKVLPETGAGEGGPGRKVDATLEVLQLPPDAGGPGAQVPPHRPEATGVPGQPASPTQPSDHSYALLDLDALKKKLFLTLKENEKLRRRLKAQRLVMRKMSSRLRACGVGQPGLQARLWPGQQS